The following proteins are encoded in a genomic region of Enterocloster clostridioformis:
- the tnpA gene encoding IS200/IS605 family transposase — protein MSETIRKSHNVSVLMYHFVCPTKYRRVVIDEDVDRVIKETCEGIQERYEIRFLEVGTDKDHIHFLIQSVPTYSPKKIIQIVKSIIAREVFAKCPQVKKKLWGGEFWTDGYYVATVSEHGNEQIISRYVKEQGQEKNYKTIYKNVEKTKQYSIWDYM, from the coding sequence ATGAGTGAAACAATACGCAAGTCACACAATGTATCAGTACTCATGTATCATTTCGTATGTCCAACAAAATATAGAAGAGTAGTAATAGATGAAGATGTAGATAGGGTAATCAAAGAAACGTGTGAGGGAATTCAGGAAAGGTATGAAATAAGATTTTTGGAAGTAGGTACAGATAAAGACCATATACATTTTCTTATCCAGTCAGTGCCTACATATAGTCCAAAAAAAATCATCCAAATAGTGAAGAGCATCATAGCCCGGGAGGTGTTCGCGAAATGTCCACAAGTGAAGAAAAAATTGTGGGGAGGAGAATTCTGGACAGATGGCTATTACGTAGCAACGGTGAGTGAACATGGGAATGAGCAAATCATAAGTAGATATGTGAAAGAACAGGGACAGGAAAAAAATTATAAAACAATCTATAAAAACGTAGAGAAAACAAAGCAGTATAGCATATGGGATTATATGTAG
- a CDS encoding helix-turn-helix domain-containing protein, whose translation MRRKTIDTIPVLSDAMKNILSAFSKSRSLPSGLVKRASIVLLASQGELNQNIAPQVGLHYNNVATWRSRFLAALPALRRIEMDDPKKLEDEIRAVLSDKKRPGAPSVFTPDQIMRIIDLACSSPNDFGYEVSQWSLPLLVAEIKKQGIAEQISEKSVSRFLKMR comes from the coding sequence ATGCGAAGGAAAACAATTGATACTATCCCGGTTTTATCTGATGCCATGAAAAACATATTATCTGCTTTTTCAAAAAGCCGCTCCCTTCCGTCAGGACTGGTCAAAAGAGCCAGCATTGTCCTGCTTGCGTCACAGGGGGAACTCAACCAGAATATTGCACCACAGGTCGGGCTTCATTATAATAATGTTGCCACCTGGCGCAGTCGGTTCCTCGCGGCGCTCCCAGCCTTGCGGAGGATTGAAATGGACGACCCGAAAAAGCTTGAAGATGAGATACGGGCAGTCCTGTCCGATAAAAAACGCCCCGGTGCCCCGTCTGTTTTTACGCCGGACCAGATCATGCGGATCATCGACCTTGCCTGCAGCAGCCCAAATGATTTTGGGTACGAAGTAAGCCAGTGGAGTCTCCCGCTGTTAGTGGCAGAAATTAAAAAGCAGGGGATCGCTGAACAGATTTCTGAGAAATCTGTCAGCCGTTTTTTAAAAATGAGGTAG
- a CDS encoding transposase, giving the protein MCQPFFKNEVDLHPHKIRYWLHSSEKTEAPESFARKVNEICGLYQSAQEQSREGAHIVSTDEMTGVQALEHKYPDKLPLPGQCAKMEFEYIRHGTTSLIGFFDVATGRMEMPYLNSTRTEEDFVEAVKALVGTDPQAPWTFICDGLNTHKSEALVRFVAEACALGVELGKKGKTGILKSMESRADFLHDPSHRIRFVYTPKHSSWMNQIEIWFGIINRKLLKRKSYLSIEELEASILRFIEQYNLTAHPFKWTYAGIPLVI; this is encoded by the coding sequence ATCTGTCAGCCGTTTTTTAAAAATGAGGTAGATTTACATCCCCACAAAATCCGTTACTGGCTTCATTCTTCGGAAAAGACGGAAGCCCCGGAATCTTTTGCGCGGAAAGTAAACGAAATCTGCGGCCTGTACCAGAGTGCCCAGGAACAAAGCCGGGAAGGTGCACACATTGTTTCCACGGATGAAATGACCGGGGTACAAGCGCTGGAACATAAATATCCTGACAAGCTCCCATTACCCGGCCAGTGCGCCAAAATGGAGTTTGAGTATATCCGCCATGGCACGACCAGCCTCATCGGGTTCTTTGATGTTGCAACGGGCCGTATGGAAATGCCGTATTTAAACTCCACACGCACAGAAGAGGATTTTGTGGAAGCCGTGAAAGCATTGGTAGGGACAGACCCGCAAGCCCCATGGACATTTATATGCGATGGCCTAAACACCCATAAATCGGAAGCCCTTGTCCGCTTTGTGGCAGAAGCCTGTGCCCTTGGCGTGGAACTGGGCAAAAAAGGGAAAACAGGGATCCTTAAAAGTATGGAAAGCCGAGCGGATTTCCTGCATGACCCTTCCCACCGGATCCGCTTTGTCTATACTCCGAAACACAGTTCCTGGATGAACCAGATTGAGATATGGTTTGGCATCATTAACCGGAAGCTGCTGAAGCGGAAAAGCTACCTATCAATAGAAGAACTGGAAGCAAGCATCCTGCGCTTTATTGAACAATACAATCTTACAGCACACCCATTTAAGTGGACATATGCCGGGATACCATTAGTAATTTAA
- a CDS encoding TatD family hydrolase, whose translation MSKLIDMHFHLDFYSNHSQVFKQINKLEQHTLCVTNQPEIFETCIELYQPTNYVQFGIGFHPQNAGKVRFGKASFIRNLSTTKYVGEVGLDFSNEYLNYKNEQIEIFDFICKMSCDKIMSVHCRMAEQQIYEILKKNGNRKVIIHWYSGNEIWLEKFINLGAYFSVNFNQKEGLIPRSLLRNKLFQDMEEVIY comes from the coding sequence ATGAGTAAGTTAATTGATATGCATTTCCATCTTGATTTTTATTCGAATCATTCACAGGTTTTCAAACAAATAAACAAATTGGAACAGCATACCTTATGCGTTACAAATCAACCTGAGATTTTTGAAACATGTATAGAACTATATCAGCCAACGAATTATGTTCAATTTGGGATTGGTTTCCATCCGCAAAATGCAGGGAAGGTGAGGTTTGGAAAGGCATCTTTTATAAGAAATTTATCGACCACAAAATATGTTGGAGAAGTTGGTCTGGATTTTTCAAATGAATACTTGAACTATAAAAATGAGCAGATAGAGATCTTTGATTTTATATGTAAAATGTCTTGTGACAAAATCATGTCAGTCCATTGTCGCATGGCAGAACAACAGATATATGAGATATTGAAGAAGAATGGAAATCGTAAAGTAATTATACATTGGTATTCAGGAAATGAGATATGGTTAGAAAAATTTATTAATTTGGGAGCCTATTTTTCTGTTAATTTTAATCAAAAAGAGGGTTTAATTCCCCGCAGCTTGCTGCGTAACAAACTTTTTCAAGACATGGAGGAAGTGATATACTAG